The genomic DNA GAAAATCCTGTATTCTATGTCCAGTATGCCTATGCAAGGATATGCAGCATAATAAAACATGCAAAGGAAAATAATGTTGAATGCCCTTGCTCTGAAGATGTAGATTTAAGCCTTTTAAATCAGGATGAGGAACTAACCATTATCAAAACCCTTGTAAGTTTCCCTGATGTCCTTGAAACCTGCGCAGTATCCCTTGAACCCCATAAACTTACATTCTATCTGCAGGAATTGGCAGGGATCTTTCATCCGTACTATAATAAAAACAGGGTTGTTTCTCCGGATAATATCCCTTTAAGCAAGTCAAGGCTGTTTCTCTGTAATGCTGTAAAGACAGTAATAAAAAATGGACTTTCCATCCTAAAGGTCTCTGCACCGGATGTTATGTAATATACTATCCCACACCATTCATGCAAGTAAACCCTGCCAGAAAGATTGCCCTTAATATCCTCATAAGGATAGGGTTAGAAGACTCTTTTGCTGACATACTGCTGGCTAATGAACTTGAAAAGGGCAGCCTCTCACAATTAGATAAATCCCTTACAACAGAACTTGTCTATGGTGTCCTACGATGGAGACTCAAGATAGACTGGATTATCAACCAATTTTCAAAAATCAAGACAAAGAAGATGGAGCATACTGTCCTGAACGCGATAAGGCTTGGTGTTTATCAACTTCTCTTTCTTACAAAGATACCTGCCTCTGCTGCAATAGATGAGTCTGTTAAACTTGTTAAAAAAAGCTGCACAAAGAAATCGGGATTTATAAATGCTGTTTTAAGAAGGATTGACGCTGAAAGAAAGGATATAATATTTCCCAATATCAAAATAGAGCCTATAAAATATGTTTCTGTTGTATTTAGCCACCCTGATTGGCTTATTGAAAGATGGATTACCAGATACGACGTTGCACAGACAATAAAAATTTGTCAGGCAAATAATCAGATACCTCCGGTTGTTGTGCGGGTCAACACATTAAAAACAACAAGAGATGACTTCTTAAAAAGACTTGCAGATCACGGCATAGATGCAGAAAAGACAAGATATTCTCCTGACGGTGTAATTGTAGGCAGGGGTTTTTATCCGCAGATGGAAATGCTGCCGCAGGAACTCTTTTATATTCAGGATGAGGCATCTCAAATGGTTTCGTATCTCCTTGCACCAAAACCCGGAGAGGGTATCCTTGATACCTGTGCTGCACCGGGCAGCAAGACAACACACATGGCACAGATGCTCAATAATAAAGGATGTATCTATGCAATGGACATCCATAAATCAAGGCTGGAAACAATCTCACAAACCTGCAAAAGATTGGGCATAAATATTGTAAAAACATTTTTGAGTGATGGAACTAAAGATTTGCAATTTGTTCCCCAAAACGGTTTTGACGCCGTCTTGATAGATGCGCCATGCTCAGGTCTGGGTGTGCTCCGCAGAAACCCTGATGCAAAATGGAAGAAACCTGACATGAATGGGTTGACCAGATTACAGAAAGGGATTTTGGAAAACCTTTCCAGATATGTAAAAAAGGGCGGAAGACTTATATATTCAACATGCACAACCGAACCAGAGGAAAATGAAGAAGTTATATATGGGTTTCTTAAAGCCCACACTGAATTTAAACTTACAAATGCAAAAATGTTTTTGTCGGATACCATTGTTGATGAAAACGGTTTTTTGAGGACATCTTCACATAAACATAATATGGATGGGTTTTTCGGGGCAAGGATGGAGAGGATATGAACCAATGTGGTTTTATTAGTGCATAATTTGGGTTAAAACCCCAACACCTTAACAACCTTTTTCAAATTAGGCGGAAGTGTAATCGGTTTATCAGATGATTTAATTGCTGTATCAGGGTCTTTTAAGCCGTGTCCTGTAAGTGTGCATACAATTGTATCGCCGTTTTTAAATATGCCCTTTCTGTGCATCTTGATTACACCTGCCAAAGATGCGGCAGATGCAGGTTCTGCAAATACCCCTTCCCTTGAGGCAAGGAGTTTATATGCATAAATGATTTCATCATCAGAGACCATATCAATCACGCCCCTTGATTCATCCCTTGACTTTACGGCATTCTGCCAACTTGACGGATTGCCAATCCTTATTGCGGATGCAACAGTCTCAGGCTTTTTAATGGGATGTCCAAGGACAATGGGCGCTGCACCTTCTGCCTGAAAGCCGAACATCTTTGGAAGGGTTTTTGTAATACCTTTTTCTTTGAACTCCTTATACCCATTCCAGTATGCAGTTATATTGCCTGCATTCCCAACAGGCAGGAAATGGTATATCGGCGCAAAACCGAGATAATTACATATCTCAAACGATGCTGTCTTCTGTCCTTCAAGCCTGAACGGGTTTATGGAATTTACAAGGGTTACAGGATATGTCTTTGAGATTTCTCTTACGATAGTCAGCGCATCATCAAAATTTCCTTCAATCTGGATCACCTCTGCACCGTGCATCATTGCCTGAGAAAGTTTGCCAAGCGCAATCATCCCTTCAGGTATAAGGACATATGCGCGAAGCCCGCCTCTTGCTGCATACGCTGCAGCAGACGCAGATGTATTCCCAGTGGAGGCGCATATAACAGCGTGAGAGCCTGATTCCTTTGCCTTTGACACAGCCATTGTCATGCCCCTGTCCTTAAAAGAACCGGTCGGGTTTACACCCTCATATTTCAGGAACATCTTGAGATTCCCGATAATATCTGTAAGGTTATTAGCCTCAATCAAGGGGGTATTCCCTTCATTAAGTGTAACAATCGCATCGTCCTTTATATCAGGCAGATATTCCCTGAATGCCTTTATGACACCATTCCATCTCATAATGAACTCCTAGTGTAAAGAATTGTAACTCAAGGCTTTAGCCTTGACATCAAACCCCTGATAAAAACATTCAGGGGCAGGCTCTAAAGGTTTGAGTTACAGTTTTTGTCATAAGTCTTAATGTCTTATGTCTTGAGTCTAATCTATTCTTCTCTTCAATCCTTAAGTAAACTGTCTTGTCCAGTGTAATATCAAGTTTATCAATCTCTGAAATTGCCTGCCTCATCTCTTTTTCTTTTGCATCATGCGTAACAACAACAAGAGGGACAGCGCCGCTTACTTTTCTGTCCTTCTGAACAACAGAGGATATGCTTATATTGTAACTTCCAAGCACACCTGATATTTTAGACAGCACCCCAGGCTTATCAATAACAGAAAACCTTATATAATAAGGCATCTCCAGCAATTCCATATTCTTAATCTCCACCTTTCTTATTACAGACGGCATATAGGAAAGAGGAGATACCCTTGTCTTTATACCCATTCTCATATTCCTGCATATGTCAATTACATCAGAAACAACAGCGCTGCCTGTTGGGAGCATGCCCGCGCCTCTTCCGTAAAACATAACAGAGCCGACTGCATTGCCTTTAAGCAGGATTGCATTGAACACACCGTCAACATTTGCCAATGGGTGATTGTCAGGGAGCATTGTCGGATGCACCCTTGCCTCAATCTTTCCAGCATCCTCTTTTGCAATTGCAAGCAGTTTTATGCGGTAGCCGAATTCCTTTGCAAATTTTATATCCAGCGGCGCAACCCTTGTGATGCCTTCAATATATATGTCGTCAAGTTTTATATTCGTCCCGTATGCAAGGTTTATTAAAATTGCTAGTTTGTGGGCTGTGTCTATGCCTTCAATGTCATAGGTAGGGTCTGCCTCTGCATAACCCTTTTCCTGCGCCTTTTTTAAAACATCCTCAAACTTGCCCCCCTCATTTGTCATCTTGCTTAAGATATAGTTTGCCGTGCCGTTTATGATGCCGTAGATTGAGTTGATTTTATTTGCAGCAAGCCCTTCTTTAATTGATTTTATTATTGGTATGCCGCCGCCGACGCTTGCCTCAAATCCAATATCAACACCATTTTTTACTGCCGCATTGAAGAGCTCCTCGCCATGCGTTGCAAGGAGCGCCTTGTTCGCAGTAACAACATTTTTCTTATTCTCAAGGGATTTAAGGATAAATTTCTTTGCAGGCTCAATACCTCCTACAAGTTCAATGACAATGGATATTTCAGGATCATTTATAACATCAAAGGCATCTGTCGTTAATATCCCCTTGTCAACAGGCACGCCCCTGTCCCTTTCAATATCCTTGTCAGCAATCCTTTTAAGCACAATCTCTGCGCCAAGTCTGTCTTGAATTGTTTTCGCATTTTCATGCAAAACCTTCACGACCCCTGCGCCCACTGTGCCGAAACCTATGAGACCTATGTTTATTTTTTGCATGGTTGTTATTCTTTCCAGAAGGTATTTTTGATTTTGTATAATTTTGTTAAATATTCCTTACATGCCTTTAATATATCTTCTGCATGATTAAATCTTCTTGTGCAATATCCTCATCAATATAACTTTCAAAGTCATAGTCGCCAGTTTGCCGTTCATTGAACAATTTTTCTATCATCTTTGTAAATACAGCAGGAAACTTTTTTGTTTTAACAAATTCCCTGTTAAACGCACCGATTGTCTGGCCATGCGATGAAAAATGCAAGTCCTTTGAAAGCAAAACAGCAGAGATTGCATGATAGACCGCATAATATGTGCGGGAGACAGAATCATCATATCTTTTATTGTCAAAATCTATATGGGCAGTTTTTAGTTTTTCATGTGCCTTTGAAAGCATTGCCTTTATAACATCAATATCGGCTGCCTTCACAGTTCAACCCCCTCTTTTAATATATTCAAACCAATAG from Deltaproteobacteria bacterium includes the following:
- the rsmB gene encoding 16S rRNA (cytosine(967)-C(5))-methyltransferase RsmB; the protein is MQVNPARKIALNILIRIGLEDSFADILLANELEKGSLSQLDKSLTTELVYGVLRWRLKIDWIINQFSKIKTKKMEHTVLNAIRLGVYQLLFLTKIPASAAIDESVKLVKKSCTKKSGFINAVLRRIDAERKDIIFPNIKIEPIKYVSVVFSHPDWLIERWITRYDVAQTIKICQANNQIPPVVVRVNTLKTTRDDFLKRLADHGIDAEKTRYSPDGVIVGRGFYPQMEMLPQELFYIQDEASQMVSYLLAPKPGEGILDTCAAPGSKTTHMAQMLNNKGCIYAMDIHKSRLETISQTCKRLGINIVKTFLSDGTKDLQFVPQNGFDAVLIDAPCSGLGVLRRNPDAKWKKPDMNGLTRLQKGILENLSRYVKKGGRLIYSTCTTEPEENEEVIYGFLKAHTEFKLTNAKMFLSDTIVDENGFLRTSSHKHNMDGFFGARMERI
- a CDS encoding threonine synthase; this translates as MRWNGVIKAFREYLPDIKDDAIVTLNEGNTPLIEANNLTDIIGNLKMFLKYEGVNPTGSFKDRGMTMAVSKAKESGSHAVICASTGNTSASAAAYAARGGLRAYVLIPEGMIALGKLSQAMMHGAEVIQIEGNFDDALTIVREISKTYPVTLVNSINPFRLEGQKTASFEICNYLGFAPIYHFLPVGNAGNITAYWNGYKEFKEKGITKTLPKMFGFQAEGAAPIVLGHPIKKPETVASAIRIGNPSSWQNAVKSRDESRGVIDMVSDDEIIYAYKLLASREGVFAEPASAASLAGVIKMHRKGIFKNGDTIVCTLTGHGLKDPDTAIKSSDKPITLPPNLKKVVKVLGF
- a CDS encoding homoserine dehydrogenase — its product is MQKINIGLIGFGTVGAGVVKVLHENAKTIQDRLGAEIVLKRIADKDIERDRGVPVDKGILTTDAFDVINDPEISIVIELVGGIEPAKKFILKSLENKKNVVTANKALLATHGEELFNAAVKNGVDIGFEASVGGGIPIIKSIKEGLAANKINSIYGIINGTANYILSKMTNEGGKFEDVLKKAQEKGYAEADPTYDIEGIDTAHKLAILINLAYGTNIKLDDIYIEGITRVAPLDIKFAKEFGYRIKLLAIAKEDAGKIEARVHPTMLPDNHPLANVDGVFNAILLKGNAVGSVMFYGRGAGMLPTGSAVVSDVIDICRNMRMGIKTRVSPLSYMPSVIRKVEIKNMELLEMPYYIRFSVIDKPGVLSKISGVLGSYNISISSVVQKDRKVSGAVPLVVVTHDAKEKEMRQAISEIDKLDITLDKTVYLRIEEKNRLDSRHKTLRLMTKTVTQTFRACP
- a CDS encoding HEPN domain-containing protein, giving the protein MKAADIDVIKAMLSKAHEKLKTAHIDFDNKRYDDSVSRTYYAVYHAISAVLLSKDLHFSSHGQTIGAFNREFVKTKKFPAVFTKMIEKLFNERQTGDYDFESYIDEDIAQEDLIMQKIY